In one window of Protaetiibacter larvae DNA:
- a CDS encoding LysM peptidoglycan-binding domain-containing protein: MSTIALSYAGPRPDARPRAPRLHLTRRGRLVFGALLVAPVAIALAVSGIAGGVAQAGSSASTASFEYISVASGESLWDLAQWIAPEADPREVVSALVALNQLPSAEVQPGQRLAIPAEYAR, from the coding sequence ATGAGCACCATCGCCCTCAGTTACGCCGGCCCCCGTCCGGACGCCCGTCCGCGTGCTCCGCGACTGCACCTCACTCGGCGCGGGCGTCTCGTGTTCGGTGCCCTGCTCGTGGCCCCCGTGGCGATCGCGCTCGCGGTCTCGGGCATCGCCGGCGGGGTCGCGCAGGCCGGCTCGAGCGCGTCCACGGCGAGCTTCGAGTACATCTCGGTCGCCTCGGGTGAATCCCTGTGGGATCTCGCCCAGTGGATCGCCCCCGAGGCCGATCCGCGCGAGGTCGTGTCGGCGCTCGTCGCCCTCAACCAGCTCCCCTCGGCCGAGGTCCAGCCCGGTCAGCGTCTCGCGATCCCGGCGGAATACGCTCGCTAG
- a CDS encoding histidinol-phosphate transaminase — translation MALSDLPIRDDLRGLTPYGAPQKHVRYALNVNENTHPIPEPVARHIVESLAHAVLTANRYPDREFTALRESLAGYLSRDLREQQIAPEQIWAANGSNEIIQQLLQAFGGPGRRVLGFPPTYSMHSIIAAGTGTRWIAAERDADYAISPETAVRAVEQHRPDLVFLCAPNNPTGTALPLETIEAVYDASDGIVFVDEAYAEFMPKGQPTALTLLPGRERLVISRTMSKAFAFAGVRLGYLAADPAIADALRLVRLPYHLSALTQAAAVAALAHAPEMLAMVDDIAAQRDRIVAELPALGYHAWPSQANFVLFEGVTDPQATFRALLERDILIRDVGIPHALRVTAGTPDETAFFLAALAALPR, via the coding sequence GTGGCTCTCTCCGACCTGCCGATCCGTGACGACCTCCGAGGACTGACCCCGTACGGGGCGCCCCAGAAGCACGTGCGGTACGCGCTCAACGTCAACGAGAACACCCACCCGATCCCCGAGCCCGTTGCGCGGCACATCGTCGAGTCGCTCGCGCACGCCGTGCTCACCGCGAACCGCTACCCGGATCGCGAGTTCACCGCCCTGCGCGAGTCGCTCGCCGGCTACCTGAGCCGCGACCTCAGGGAGCAGCAGATCGCGCCCGAGCAGATCTGGGCCGCGAACGGCTCGAACGAGATCATCCAGCAGCTGCTGCAGGCCTTCGGCGGCCCCGGCCGCCGTGTGCTCGGCTTCCCTCCCACCTACTCCATGCACTCGATCATCGCGGCGGGCACCGGTACCCGGTGGATCGCGGCGGAGCGCGACGCCGACTACGCCATCAGCCCGGAGACGGCCGTGCGCGCGGTCGAGCAGCACCGTCCCGACCTCGTGTTCCTGTGCGCGCCCAACAACCCCACCGGCACGGCGCTGCCGCTCGAGACGATCGAGGCCGTCTACGACGCCAGCGACGGCATCGTCTTCGTCGACGAGGCCTACGCCGAGTTCATGCCGAAGGGGCAGCCCACCGCGCTCACCTTGCTGCCCGGCCGCGAACGGCTCGTGATCTCGCGCACCATGAGCAAGGCGTTCGCGTTCGCGGGCGTGCGCCTCGGCTACCTGGCGGCCGACCCCGCGATCGCGGACGCCCTGCGCCTCGTCCGGCTGCCGTACCACCTGTCCGCGCTGACCCAGGCGGCGGCGGTCGCCGCGCTCGCGCACGCCCCCGAGATGCTCGCGATGGTCGACGACATCGCCGCCCAGCGCGACCGCATCGTCGCCGAGCTCCCGGCCCTCGGCTACCACGCGTGGCCCAGCCAGGCCAACTTCGTGCTCTTCGAGGGGGTGACCGACCCGCAGGCCACCTTCCGCGCGCTGCTCGAGCGCGACATCCTCATTCGCGACGTCGGCATCCCGCACGCCCTCCGCGTGACCGCGGGCACCCCCGACGAGACCGCCTTCTTCCTCGCCGCCCTCGCCGCCCTCCCGCGTTAA
- the hisB gene encoding imidazoleglycerol-phosphate dehydratase HisB, whose amino-acid sequence MSSTHRTARLSRQTSESSIELTLDLDGSGQSDIQTTVPFYDHLLTAFAKHALVDLTVRAEGDTDIDVHHTVEDTGIVLGTAIKQALGDKVGIGRFGDALVPLDDALAQAVVDVSGRPYLVHSGEPAGFEYHLIGGHFTGSMVRHVFEAITFNAGLTVHLTVLAGRDPHHIAEAEFKAFARAFRQAVARDERVSGVPSTKGAL is encoded by the coding sequence ATGAGCAGCACGCACCGGACGGCACGCTTGAGCCGTCAGACGAGCGAGTCGAGCATCGAGCTGACCCTCGACCTCGACGGATCGGGCCAGTCCGACATCCAGACGACGGTGCCGTTCTACGACCACCTGCTCACCGCCTTCGCCAAGCACGCCCTCGTCGACCTGACGGTGCGCGCCGAGGGCGACACGGACATCGACGTGCACCACACGGTCGAGGACACCGGCATCGTGCTCGGCACCGCCATCAAGCAGGCTCTCGGCGACAAGGTCGGGATCGGCCGCTTCGGCGACGCCCTCGTGCCGCTCGACGATGCCCTCGCGCAGGCCGTCGTCGACGTCTCGGGGCGCCCCTACCTCGTGCACTCGGGCGAACCGGCCGGCTTCGAGTACCACCTCATCGGCGGCCACTTCACCGGATCGATGGTCCGGCACGTCTTCGAGGCGATCACCTTCAACGCGGGTCTCACGGTGCACCTCACGGTGCTCGCCGGTCGCGACCCGCACCACATCGCCGAGGCCGAGTTCAAGGCGTTCGCGCGTGCGTTCCGGCAGGCCGTCGCGCGCGACGAGCGCGTGAGCGGTGTGCCGTCGACGAAGGGCGCCCTCTGA
- the hisH gene encoding imidazole glycerol phosphate synthase subunit HisH, whose amino-acid sequence MSAPAPSVVVLDYGSGNVHSAAKAIERAGARVELTADRDKIANADGLLVPGVGAFAAVMSALDAVRGAELIDRRLAGGRAVLGICVGMQVLFERGVERGVETEGLGEWPGVVDELHAPVLPHMGWNTVDAPEESQLFAGLRDERFYFVHSFAARSWSLDPIGAFAVPRVTWATHGEPFVAAVENGPLWATQFHPEKSGEAGIRLLGNWLATL is encoded by the coding sequence ATGAGCGCGCCCGCGCCCTCCGTCGTCGTGCTCGACTACGGATCCGGCAACGTGCACTCCGCCGCCAAGGCGATCGAGCGCGCCGGAGCCCGCGTCGAGCTGACCGCCGACCGCGACAAGATCGCGAACGCGGATGGCCTGCTCGTGCCGGGTGTCGGCGCCTTCGCGGCCGTGATGTCCGCGCTCGACGCGGTGCGGGGTGCGGAGCTCATCGACCGTCGGCTCGCAGGCGGCCGAGCCGTGCTCGGCATCTGCGTCGGCATGCAGGTGCTCTTCGAGCGCGGCGTGGAGCGCGGAGTCGAGACCGAGGGGCTCGGGGAGTGGCCGGGCGTCGTCGACGAACTGCACGCCCCCGTGCTGCCGCACATGGGCTGGAACACGGTGGATGCGCCGGAGGAGTCGCAGCTGTTCGCGGGACTCCGCGACGAGCGCTTCTACTTCGTGCACTCCTTCGCGGCGCGCAGCTGGAGTCTCGACCCGATCGGCGCCTTCGCGGTGCCCCGGGTGACCTGGGCGACCCACGGTGAGCCGTTCGTGGCGGCGGTGGAGAACGGGCCGCTGTGGGCGACCCAGTTCCACCCCGAGAAGTCGGGCGAAGCCGGCATCCGGCTGCTCGGCAACTGGCTCGCGACGCTCTAG
- the priA gene encoding bifunctional 1-(5-phosphoribosyl)-5-((5-phosphoribosylamino)methylideneamino)imidazole-4-carboxamide isomerase/phosphoribosylanthranilate isomerase PriA, with product MTEFNTSPALTLLPAVDVADGKAVRLTQGEAGTETNFGDPVDAAQEWVDGGAEWIHLVDLDAAFGRGNNHAVIKKVIKSTPRRVNIELSGGIRDDATLEAALATGAKRINLGTAALENPEWAAHVIAEYGEAIAVGLDVRGTTLAARGWTQEGGDLWAVLARLEEAGCARYVVTDVTKDGTLKGPNLELLTEVLARTPKPVIASGGVATLDDIAALRTLVPHGLEGAIVGKALYTGAFTLAEAIDVASD from the coding sequence GTGACCGAGTTCAACACCTCACCCGCTTTGACCCTGCTCCCGGCGGTCGATGTCGCCGACGGCAAGGCCGTCCGGCTCACCCAGGGGGAGGCAGGAACCGAGACGAACTTCGGCGATCCGGTGGACGCCGCGCAGGAGTGGGTGGATGGCGGCGCCGAGTGGATCCACCTCGTGGATCTCGACGCAGCGTTCGGTCGTGGCAACAACCACGCGGTCATCAAGAAGGTCATCAAGTCGACCCCGCGGCGGGTGAACATCGAGCTCTCGGGCGGCATCCGCGACGATGCGACCCTCGAGGCGGCGCTCGCCACCGGTGCGAAGCGCATCAACCTCGGCACGGCGGCGCTCGAGAACCCGGAGTGGGCGGCGCATGTGATCGCCGAGTACGGCGAGGCGATCGCGGTGGGCCTGGATGTGCGCGGCACGACGCTCGCCGCGCGCGGCTGGACGCAGGAGGGCGGCGACCTGTGGGCGGTGCTCGCGCGCCTCGAGGAGGCCGGCTGCGCCCGCTACGTGGTGACGGACGTGACGAAGGACGGCACCTTGAAGGGGCCGAATCTGGAGCTGCTCACCGAGGTGCTCGCCCGCACCCCGAAGCCGGTGATCGCGTCGGGCGGCGTGGCGACGCTCGATGACATCGCGGCCCTCCGCACCCTCGTGCCGCACGGTCTGGAGGGTGCGATCGTGGGCAAGGCGCTCTACACGGGGGCGTTCACGCTCGCCGAGGCGATCGACGTCGCGAGCGACTGA
- a CDS encoding SseB family protein, giving the protein MADHRADSAGIPFEGRRFQENPAAADDGSAPERLIEAVRRLQAGELGIAEVVAALHPERLLVPLVAERGDEGVGPHGQTVDKTQELSVVTVKGPDGRAALPAFTSVAAMQRWDPLARPIPIQASRIALAAAAEGTPLVVVDPQSDTQFVVRAPAFRALATGEDWTPSFEDSAVAEAFASSVVGESAVQVIGLAPGDPLARLAGPELVVLLQLDPALPEAARQALLTRLQARWSADELIAARVDSIGVRFTRLTP; this is encoded by the coding sequence ATGGCGGACCACCGCGCCGACAGCGCGGGCATCCCGTTCGAGGGCAGGCGGTTCCAGGAGAACCCGGCCGCCGCGGATGACGGTTCCGCGCCGGAGCGGCTGATCGAGGCGGTCCGCCGTCTGCAGGCGGGTGAGCTCGGGATCGCCGAGGTGGTGGCGGCGCTGCATCCCGAGCGCCTGCTGGTGCCGCTCGTGGCGGAGCGCGGCGATGAGGGTGTCGGCCCGCACGGGCAGACCGTCGACAAGACGCAGGAGCTGTCGGTCGTCACCGTGAAGGGGCCGGATGGGCGTGCCGCCCTTCCCGCGTTCACCTCGGTGGCGGCGATGCAGCGCTGGGACCCTCTCGCGCGTCCGATCCCCATCCAGGCGAGCCGGATCGCGCTCGCGGCGGCCGCCGAGGGAACGCCGCTCGTGGTGGTGGATCCGCAGTCGGACACCCAGTTCGTGGTGCGCGCTCCCGCGTTCCGGGCGCTCGCGACGGGCGAGGACTGGACGCCCTCGTTCGAGGACTCCGCGGTGGCGGAGGCGTTCGCGTCGTCGGTCGTGGGGGAGTCGGCGGTGCAGGTGATCGGCCTCGCGCCGGGGGATCCGCTCGCGCGGTTGGCCGGCCCGGAGCTGGTGGTGCTGCTGCAGCTGGACCCCGCGCTGCCCGAGGCGGCGCGTCAGGCGCTGCTGACGCGCCTGCAGGCCCGCTGGAGCGCCGATGAGCTCATCGCGGCCCGCGTCGACTCGATCGGCGTGCGCTTCACCCGTCTCACCCCCTGA
- a CDS encoding DUF1844 domain-containing protein, with protein sequence MSAADPEDVGEEIRDIAEVPAVEVINTVAVHLLSAAAVKVGLADDPEEQTDLDEARKLIDALAGLVTAAAPSLGDHHARALRDGLRTIQLAFREASRIPDPIGKGPGEKWTGPVS encoded by the coding sequence ATGTCCGCCGCCGACCCCGAGGACGTCGGGGAGGAGATCCGGGACATCGCGGAGGTGCCCGCGGTCGAGGTCATCAACACCGTCGCAGTGCATCTGCTGAGCGCCGCCGCCGTGAAGGTGGGACTCGCCGACGACCCCGAGGAGCAGACCGACCTCGACGAGGCACGCAAGCTCATCGACGCCCTCGCCGGACTCGTGACCGCCGCCGCCCCGAGCCTCGGCGACCACCACGCCCGCGCACTGCGCGACGGGCTGCGCACCATCCAGCTCGCCTTCCGCGAGGCCTCGCGCATCCCCGACCCCATCGGCAAGGGCCCCGGCGAGAAGTGGACCGGCCCCGTCAGCTGA
- the infC gene encoding translation initiation factor IF-3 produces MKETRISDPRTNDRIRVPEVRLVGPAGEQVGVVRIEDALRLAQEADLDLVEVAPNSKPPVVKIMDYGKFKYEQAQKLKEARRNQANTILKEVRFRLKIDKHDYETKRKRAEGFLQAGDKVKAMILFRGREQSRPEQGVRLLQRFAEDVAEFGTVESTPTIDGRNMVMIIGPLKNKADAKAEQNAKRAANRARPQNPTDSDGSADTTAAADKTEEE; encoded by the coding sequence ATGAAGGAGACCCGCATCAGCGATCCCAGAACCAACGACCGCATCCGCGTCCCCGAGGTCCGCCTCGTGGGTCCCGCGGGAGAGCAGGTCGGCGTCGTCCGCATCGAGGATGCCTTGCGTCTCGCGCAGGAGGCCGACCTGGATCTGGTCGAGGTTGCTCCGAACTCCAAGCCGCCCGTGGTGAAGATCATGGACTACGGCAAGTTCAAGTACGAGCAGGCCCAGAAGCTCAAGGAGGCTCGGCGCAACCAGGCGAACACGATCCTCAAGGAGGTTCGGTTCCGCCTCAAGATCGACAAGCACGACTACGAGACCAAGCGCAAGCGCGCCGAGGGCTTCCTGCAGGCGGGCGACAAGGTGAAGGCCATGATCCTGTTCCGCGGCCGCGAGCAGTCCCGGCCCGAGCAGGGCGTGCGTCTTCTGCAGCGCTTCGCCGAGGATGTGGCGGAGTTCGGCACGGTCGAGTCCACCCCGACGATCGACGGTCGCAACATGGTCATGATCATCGGCCCCCTGAAGAACAAGGCCGATGCGAAGGCCGAGCAGAACGCCAAGCGCGCGGCGAACCGAGCGCGCCCCCAGAACCCGACGGATTCCGACGGATCCGCCGACACCACGGCAGCTGCCGACAAGACAGAGGAAGAGTAA
- the rpmI gene encoding 50S ribosomal protein L35 has translation MPKQKTHSGAKKRFKITGSGKVVKQGAGMRHHLETKPSRVTRRLNQDVVLAPQDAKVIKRLLGK, from the coding sequence ATGCCCAAGCAGAAGACGCACTCCGGTGCGAAGAAGCGCTTCAAGATCACCGGAAGCGGCAAGGTTGTGAAGCAGGGCGCCGGCATGCGCCACCACCTCGAGACCAAGCCCTCGCGCGTGACCCGTCGCCTCAACCAGGATGTCGTGCTCGCCCCGCAGGACGCCAAGGTCATCAAGCGCCTCCTGGGCAAGTAA
- the rplT gene encoding 50S ribosomal protein L20, whose translation MARVKRAVNAAKKRRTTLERAEGYRGQRSRLYRKAKEQVTHSLVYAYRDRHAKKGEFRRLWIQRINAAARANGITYNRLIQGLGLAGIEVDRRILAELAVNEPATFTGLVAAAKAALPSDVNAPKSAA comes from the coding sequence ATGGCACGTGTCAAGAGGGCGGTCAACGCCGCCAAGAAGCGCCGCACCACGCTCGAGCGCGCCGAGGGCTACCGCGGTCAGCGGTCGCGCCTCTACCGCAAGGCGAAGGAGCAGGTCACCCACTCGCTCGTCTACGCCTACCGCGACCGTCACGCGAAGAAGGGCGAGTTCCGTCGCCTGTGGATCCAGCGGATCAACGCCGCGGCCCGCGCGAACGGCATCACCTACAACCGCCTCATCCAGGGCCTCGGCCTGGCGGGCATCGAGGTCGACCGCCGCATCCTCGCGGAGCTCGCGGTCAACGAGCCGGCGACCTTCACGGGTCTCGTGGCGGCGGCGAAGGCCGCTCTGCCGAGCGATGTGAACGCCCCCAAGAGCGCGGCGTAA
- a CDS encoding TrmH family RNA methyltransferase — MIDNPRSPRVRAVAKLAKRAAREETGLFLVEGPQALREALSFHPELIVDVFATRGVFERHPELGRGLSVAGIEAEAVSNAVLEAMADTVTPQGVIAVCRQFPVTIKDLLAQGARLVAILEEIRDPGNAGTIIRAADAAGADGVILTGKSVDAYNPKVVRSTTGSIFHLPLAQGGTLEHALHAVRAAGMQVLAADISGEELPTLRGDLPRPTAWLFGNEAHGLSEAQLALADRAVRVPIYGHAESMNLATAASVCLYQSAFAQRD; from the coding sequence GTGATCGACAACCCGCGCTCCCCGCGCGTGCGCGCCGTGGCGAAACTGGCCAAGCGCGCGGCCCGCGAGGAGACCGGGCTGTTCCTCGTGGAGGGGCCCCAGGCGTTGCGCGAGGCGCTGTCGTTCCATCCGGAGCTCATCGTGGACGTGTTCGCGACGCGCGGCGTGTTCGAGCGTCATCCGGAGCTCGGGCGGGGGCTCTCGGTGGCGGGTATCGAGGCGGAGGCCGTGTCGAACGCGGTGCTCGAGGCGATGGCCGACACGGTCACCCCGCAGGGTGTCATCGCGGTGTGCCGCCAGTTCCCGGTGACCATCAAGGACCTGCTGGCTCAGGGTGCGCGGCTGGTCGCGATCCTGGAGGAGATCCGCGACCCGGGCAACGCCGGCACGATCATCCGGGCCGCGGATGCCGCGGGGGCCGACGGCGTGATCCTCACGGGCAAGAGCGTCGACGCGTACAACCCGAAGGTGGTGCGTTCGACGACGGGGTCGATCTTCCACCTGCCGCTCGCGCAGGGCGGCACCCTCGAGCATGCGCTCCACGCGGTGCGCGCGGCGGGGATGCAGGTGCTCGCCGCCGACATCTCGGGGGAGGAGCTTCCGACGCTTCGCGGGGATCTTCCCCGCCCCACGGCGTGGCTGTTCGGCAACGAGGCGCATGGGCTCAGCGAGGCCCAGCTCGCGCTCGCCGACCGGGCGGTCAGGGTGCCGATCTACGGCCACGCGGAGTCGATGAACCTGGCGACCGCGGCGTCGGTGTGCCTCTACCAGAGCGCGTTCGCACAGCGCGATTGA
- a CDS encoding IPT/TIG domain-containing protein: MTARRPLLASTALLAALALAIVPVTPAAAAPGNDDFADAVDVGLGWTVVDLVDATLEPGEPTTCVEHDPDFSSYFYPAASSVWYRFTSPTAQTIRGSITDYHAQTGVVHVYTGASLGALSSVTCGDGNDRPGFAFQAAAGQTFYIQVGALDDGDGLIPEATLFLSALPPIPNTTPAGAITLAVPSTTTADTFGTDAELVAPYGCSPEDRAIMNDLFYRFTAPATGVVTIDASASDFAVDFAVYPYALPPGDPIACPWPGSSGHEPYPGTATAITTIPVTAGASYLIQVGGFYLGLGTVSLSLSQPPSTPPAVTKVAPLIGPRKGGTTVTITGTGFTPDSTVAFGALAAASVTYVSPTTLRAVTPRVPSARLVEVYVTTPAGTSPKALLAKFLYLG, encoded by the coding sequence ATGACCGCTCGTCGCCCCCTCCTCGCCTCCACCGCCCTCCTCGCGGCCCTCGCCCTCGCCATCGTCCCGGTGACGCCCGCGGCCGCGGCACCCGGCAACGACGACTTCGCCGACGCCGTCGACGTCGGACTCGGCTGGACCGTCGTCGACCTCGTCGACGCCACCCTCGAACCGGGCGAACCGACCACCTGCGTCGAACACGACCCCGACTTCTCCTCGTACTTCTACCCGGCCGCGTCGAGCGTCTGGTATCGCTTCACGTCGCCCACGGCGCAGACCATCCGGGGCTCGATCACCGACTACCACGCACAGACCGGTGTCGTGCACGTCTACACGGGTGCGTCCCTCGGCGCGCTGAGCTCGGTCACCTGCGGCGACGGCAACGACCGTCCGGGCTTCGCATTCCAGGCGGCAGCCGGCCAGACCTTCTACATCCAGGTGGGCGCCCTCGACGACGGCGACGGCCTGATCCCCGAGGCGACGCTGTTCCTCTCGGCGCTCCCGCCGATCCCCAACACCACGCCGGCGGGGGCAATCACGCTCGCCGTGCCGTCGACGACCACCGCGGACACCTTCGGCACGGATGCGGAACTGGTCGCGCCGTACGGCTGCAGCCCCGAAGACCGGGCGATCATGAACGACCTCTTCTACCGGTTCACCGCGCCCGCGACCGGCGTCGTCACGATCGACGCGAGCGCGTCCGACTTCGCCGTCGACTTCGCCGTGTATCCCTACGCGCTTCCCCCGGGCGACCCGATCGCCTGCCCGTGGCCGGGCAGTTCCGGACACGAGCCCTACCCGGGCACGGCGACCGCCATCACGACGATCCCGGTCACCGCCGGGGCCAGCTACCTCATCCAGGTCGGCGGCTTCTACCTCGGCCTGGGAACGGTCTCACTCAGCCTCAGCCAGCCGCCGTCCACCCCGCCGGCCGTCACGAAGGTGGCGCCCCTCATCGGCCCCCGCAAGGGCGGGACGACGGTGACCATCACCGGCACCGGGTTCACCCCCGACTCGACCGTCGCGTTCGGCGCCCTCGCCGCCGCATCCGTCACGTACGTGTCGCCCACCACGCTGCGCGCCGTCACCCCGCGGGTGCCGTCGGCACGTCTCGTCGAGGTGTACGTCACCACCCCGGCAGGGACATCGCCCAAGGCGCTGCTCGCCAAGTTCCTCTACCTGGGATGA
- the pheS gene encoding phenylalanine--tRNA ligase subunit alpha — protein MFVSTPSPITEQAVAEALATALAAIGAAADSSALKAARAAHAGEASPLAVLNGAIRDLPGDQKAAAGKLVGQARAQLNQALAEADARILVAEEEARLVAEAVDVTAVASRWNRGARHPLSLLMEQMSDLFVAMGWEIGEGPELEHEWFNFDALNFDEDHPARAMQDTFFVEPAERHLVMRTHTSPVQIRSLLSRPLPVYVAAVGRVYRTDELDATHTPVFHQIEGIAIDKGLTMAHLRGTLEHLARAMFGEGAQIRLRPNYFPFTEPSAEMDVWQPNAKGGARWVEWGGCGMVNPNVLRSAGIDPDEYQGFAFGMGIERTLQFRNEMNDMRDMVEGDVRFSQQFGMVV, from the coding sequence ATGTTCGTGTCGACCCCCAGTCCCATCACCGAGCAGGCCGTCGCCGAGGCGCTCGCGACCGCGCTCGCGGCGATCGGCGCGGCCGCCGATTCGTCGGCCCTGAAGGCCGCGCGCGCCGCGCATGCGGGGGAGGCCTCCCCGCTCGCCGTGCTGAACGGCGCCATCCGCGACCTCCCCGGCGACCAGAAGGCGGCGGCGGGCAAGCTCGTCGGCCAGGCCCGGGCGCAGCTGAATCAGGCGCTCGCGGAGGCGGATGCGCGCATCCTCGTCGCCGAGGAGGAGGCGCGTCTCGTCGCGGAGGCGGTGGACGTCACCGCGGTCGCGTCCCGCTGGAACCGCGGTGCCCGGCATCCGCTGTCGCTGCTCATGGAGCAGATGAGCGATCTCTTCGTGGCGATGGGCTGGGAGATCGGCGAGGGTCCCGAGCTCGAGCACGAGTGGTTCAACTTCGACGCCCTCAACTTCGACGAGGACCACCCGGCCCGCGCCATGCAGGACACCTTCTTCGTCGAGCCGGCGGAGCGGCACCTCGTGATGCGCACCCACACGAGCCCCGTGCAGATCCGCTCGCTGTTGAGCCGCCCGCTGCCGGTGTATGTCGCCGCGGTGGGCCGGGTGTACCGCACCGACGAGCTCGACGCGACCCACACCCCGGTCTTCCACCAGATCGAGGGCATCGCGATCGACAAGGGCCTCACGATGGCGCACCTGCGCGGCACCCTCGAGCACCTCGCGCGCGCCATGTTCGGCGAGGGCGCCCAGATCCGCCTGCGCCCCAACTACTTCCCGTTCACCGAGCCGAGCGCCGAGATGGACGTCTGGCAGCCGAACGCCAAGGGCGGCGCACGCTGGGTGGAGTGGGGCGGCTGCGGCATGGTGAACCCGAACGTGCTGCGTTCGGCCGGCATCGACCCGGACGAGTACCAGGGTTTCGCCTTCGGCATGGGCATCGAGCGCACCCTGCAGTTCCGCAACGAGATGAACGACATGCGCGACATGGTCGAGGGCGATGTGCGCTTCTCGCAGCAGTTCGGGATGGTGGTGTGA